The genomic segment CGTGTCTAATAGTATATCAAACATATTTTATTCCGATTAACTCTCAGATATATGCTCAAATTACATAATATTTGGATCTTTTAGCATTTATTTAAGCAGTTAATTGCATAACAAAACCAAGGCAATTTCTGCAACAAACCAGTGTACtctatacacacacatatatatagatagCTTCTACGAGCCTTACTACTAGAAATTTTGGAGCAAGTTCGCTAACTCGCAACAACATCTAGCATGTGATATCTTTAGTCACTGCTTCGCCATCAGCAAAACTGTCGTCTAATAATTGCGTATCCGGGTGTTCCTTCTTGTCAACTTCGGTGGCCTGTTTTCGAGACAAGAAACTTGGCTGATTCGTGGAAGACAGCAGCCTCGCCCACATTCGATCAGTGATTATGACCTTGTTTCGCAACTCATTAATTCTCTGCAAATCATTTGGGTCGGTTTCTTTATCAGCATGAGAACTCAAGGATTGACATACACACAAGTGCAAGAAAAGTAAACAAAGAAGAGAGGATGAACTGAAGTGAGTGGCGATTCTCAAAAAATTCAGAAATGGGAAATGGTTGGAGTTGGATCAAAGTTACGTGTGAGCAAATTACTAATAAAAAAGCCAAGATTCTTGGGAGAAACCAGAGATAGACGAAGGTGGATCCAGCTGAAGGCAAAGGGGACGTGAACTAGcgaaaaatattgaattttattCGTCATTTTTCTCAAAGTTGAGTTTATCCCCCAAAATCCATCTGATCTCCCCACCTCTCTTTCAGTCGGATTGACACATTTTGAGACACTAAATGCAAAATCATGCGAAgtaaaacaagacatgttggaCCTCTAAAGACATTAATCGTGGTAAATGCTAAAAAGGGTTAGAATACTTTACGATCATCTGAGTAGCTTACATAGAAGGGTATATAAGTTTGTCTTCCATTTACGAGCCCTACTGTGAAACCTGTAAATCCGGCCATGGCTCCATGAACAGCACTTTGAGCAAGAAGCGTGCAGTACACGTTGTCGGATGCATTACTAGGAATAGCCCGAATCATGTATGTGGGATCTGTTGGACGAACAAGTGCAAAATCTGTAAGAAAAGATATCCTAGGTTTCATTGTGCTGATCACAAAATCGGAGGCTTTGTACCTATATATTTTAGATTAATTGCCATCTttcttttcttcgaaaaatGATCCTGAAAACCAAAACAAGAGCATGATTTACAAACTTCCTGCACAAAAGGAAGAAAATACGGAATATTTAGAAATTAGAAAAGGCAGTAGAACCTTAATCCGTCGAGATATCCATAGTCCAACGTCATCCAGAAGCTTATTACCAGAAGCATCATGTTGATTCGCAGTTCGAAATTCCTCAGAGAGAAGCTCCTGTCCAGCCCCTTCGGCCATGACAATCACCATATGCCCTTGTTCTTTCAGCCGTTTCTCTATGTATTCGAAAAGTCCACCAGCGCCTTCAAGAAAAAAGGGCGATTCCGGAATAAGGCAGCAATCCACATCTCGACTCGCAAGGGTTGCATACATAGCGATAAATCCTGAGATACCGCACATAGCATGTAGTGTCAAATGACAAATAGAAAATTTGACGCACAAATTAATAAGATAATCATGTGTTcctttcaacaaaaatatgtaATGTACTACAGTAAAATGATGAGTGTACTAGAACAATATGGAATACAGTATAAAATGTACCACAATATCTTCCCATTAACTTCACAAAACCGATGCCATTCTCGATACTTGTAGCTTCAACATGTGCAGCATTAATAGCACGTTCGGCTTCCTCGACAGCAGAATCAAAACCGAATGATTTGTCGATCACCTAGAGTAGTAGGTAACAGGGGATAAGCTAGGGTAACACAGACTGGATAGTTTCAA from the Primulina eburnea isolate SZY01 chromosome 3, ASM2296580v1, whole genome shotgun sequence genome contains:
- the LOC140825896 gene encoding ATP-dependent 6-phosphofructokinase 3-like — encoded protein: MGLECNSMPKIVTGEYGYILEDVPHLSDYIPNLPVHSNPLQDNPAYSAVRQYFIHVDDSVPQKVVVHKDSPRGVHFRRAGPREKVYFESEDVHACIVTCGGLCPGLNTVIREIVCGLHHMYGVNRVIGINGGYRGFYSKNTVSLTPNSVNDIHKRGGTILGTSRGGHDTKKIVDSIEDRGINQVYIIGGDGTQKGAAVIFEEIKKRGLKVAVAGIPKTIDNDIPVIDKSFGFDSAVEEAERAINAAHVEATSIENGIGFVKLMGRYCGFIAMYATLASRDVDCCLIPESPFFLEGAGGLFEYIEKRLKEQGHMVIVMAEGAGQELLSEEFRTANQHDASGNKLLDDVGLWISRRIKDHFSKKRKMAINLKYIDPTYMIRAIPSNASDNVYCTLLAQSAVHGAMAGFTGFTVGLVNGRQTYIPFYRINELRNKVIITDRMWARLLSSTNQPSFLSRKQATEVDKKEHPDTQLLDDSFADGEAVTKDITC